The Rhododendron vialii isolate Sample 1 chromosome 5a, ASM3025357v1 genome contains a region encoding:
- the LOC131327481 gene encoding uncharacterized protein LOC131327481 — MDSSPLRSKSNYHTRSVSLPSRLHPLLHVDENSRLNGLRILFERLDNMLLLPRTQQAFAQQRHLILVEEVLEKYLQLLDICAAAKDVSTQTKQDVQNILSILRRRRDSNDFAGYLTSRKKAKKVIQKSLRDLKSIKSKSTITAFDKSHEIFEISSLLNEVEAATIGVFESSLSYIAGAKVESRVSGFSLVSKLMNWKSVAPEEEEAKTDAFEKFDAALHSLNNPKTSKTDGLIHMDKVQNQLWKMESSIEDLEEGLESLFRRLIKTRVSLLNILNH, encoded by the coding sequence ATGGATTCTTCTCCTTTGAGATCAAAATCCAACTACCACACTCGTTCTGTCAGCTTGCCCTCTAGACTTCACCCACTTCTTCATGTCGATGAGAATTCGAGGCTTAACGGACTTCGAATATTGTTTGAGCGTTTGGACAATATGCTTCTATTGCCACGCACTCAACAAGCCTTTGCCCAACAGCGACACCTGATATTGGTTGAAGAGGTTCTGGAAAAGTATCTCCAGCTCTTAGATATTTGTGCCGCAGCAAAAGATGTGTCCACCCAAACAAAGCAAGATGTACAAAACATTCTTTCCATCTTGAGAAGAAGAAGGGATTCAAATGACTTTGCAGGGTACTTGACTTCCAGAAAAAAGGCAAAGAAGGTGATCCAAAAGTCTCTAAGAGATTTGAAGAGTATCAAAAGCAAGAGTACCATAACAGCTTTTGACAAAAGCCATGagatttttgagatttcaagCTTGTTAAATGAGGTTGAAGCAGCCACGATTGGGGTGTTCGAGTCTTCATTGTCTTATATTGCAGGGGCAAAGGTGGAATCAAGGGTGAGTGGATTTTCCTTGGTTTCCAAACTTATGAACTGGAAGAGTGTTGCACCCGAAGAGGAAGAAGCAAAAACAGATGcttttgagaaatttgatgCCGCATTGCACTCCCTCAACAATCCCAAGACAAGCAAGACTGATGGTCTAATACATATGGACAAAGTTCAAAATCAATTGTGGAAGATGGAGTCTAGCATTGAAGATCTGGAAGAAGGACTAGAATCCTTGTTTAGGCGGTTGATCAAAACTAGAGTTTCCCTCCTCAACATTCTCAACCACTAG